The proteins below come from a single Myxococcales bacterium genomic window:
- the fliS gene encoding flagellar export chaperone FliS: MGARYREMEIRTATPEMLIVKLYEGALRFIAVAKAAHQTGRLQDRGNGVSRALAIVAELQQSLNMEIGGDISQNLDALYMFITEKLLEANVQGREESFDEASSVLSELHSAWVEIARNPPDLAEAEATLARIQR, encoded by the coding sequence TGGGTGCTCGATATCGAGAGATGGAGATTCGCACCGCGACTCCAGAAATGCTGATCGTGAAGTTGTACGAGGGTGCGTTGCGCTTCATTGCGGTTGCAAAAGCGGCTCACCAGACGGGGCGTCTGCAAGATCGAGGCAATGGGGTCTCTCGAGCCCTCGCGATCGTGGCAGAACTTCAGCAGAGTCTCAACATGGAGATCGGTGGAGATATCAGCCAAAATCTCGACGCTCTCTACATGTTCATTACGGAGAAGCTGTTGGAGGCCAACGTACAGGGACGGGAGGAATCGTTCGATGAGGCATCGAGTGTGCTGAGCGAACTCCACTCCGCCTGGGTCGAGATCGCCCGAAACCCCCCGGACCTGGCCGAAGCCGAAGCCACGCTTGCGAGAATTCAACGGTGA